In Candidatus Limnocylindria bacterium, the genomic window GAAGGCCGACAGCGAGCGTGACGAAGTAGGCGACGGTCGCGGGATTCAGAAGCGTGAGGCCGATGAAGAGCGTGTAGGTGCGCGCGGCCGAGCGCTCGCCACCCGGCGTGTCCAGCGCCATGTCGGTACGGCCGAGCCGGAGCAGCGCGCGAACTGCCAGATAGAGGAGCGCTGCAGCTGCGGCGAGGCGCATCGGCAACAGCACCGCGCTGAGCAGACTCGTGACCGCACTGCCAACGACGACAGCCGTGATCGCGTAGATGAGATCGACCGTGGCCGTGCCGGCGCCGGCAGCGGCGGCGATCCGGAACCCACGACGGAGTCCGGTGCGCACGATGAGGACCGCGATCGGCCCGACCGGTATGGCGATGGCGTAGCCCGCGGCGGCGCCGATCAGGAAGGCGGAGAGCAAAGTCGGCCGACCATAGCGAGAGGCGGCCTAGCATTCAAGCGATGGAAGTCGCCCCCGATGTTCATGCCCTGCGTCTCATCGGCTCGAACGCGTTCCTCATCCTCGGCGATGAGCTGACGCTCGTCGACGCCGGCCATCGCGGCTCAGGCGTGATGCTCCGGCGTCACCTCGGAGCGCTGGGGCGCGAGCTCGGGGAGATCAAGCGGATCGTCTGCACGCACGGACACCCGGACCACATCGGTGGCGTGCAGGAGATCGCGCGCGCGTCCGGCGCGCAGGTCCTGATGCACCCAGCTGACATGGAGCGGCTGCGCATCCGCTTTCGCGACGTGATCAATGGACGCCCCGCGCCGGGAGCGATCATCGCATACCTGACCCAGGCCCCGACCGACG contains:
- a CDS encoding LysE family transporter, which produces MLSAFLIGAAAGYAIAIPVGPIAVLIVRTGLRRGFRIAAAAGAGTATVDLIYAITAVVVGSAVTSLLSAVLLPMRLAAAAALLYLAVRALLRLGRTDMALDTPGGERSAARTYTLFIGLTLLNPATVAYFVTLAVGLPQIAQDAGSRIAFAVGASLSSLSWQTLLAGIGAALHTRLTPRL
- a CDS encoding MBL fold metallo-hydrolase, with translation MEVAPDVHALRLIGSNAFLILGDELTLVDAGHRGSGVMLRRHLGALGRELGEIKRIVCTHGHPDHIGGVQEIARASGAQVLMHPADMERLRIRFRDVINGRPAPGAIIAYLTQAPTDVTAAEDGDELPVLGGLRILHTPGHTPGSICLYSPTRRLLIVGDLLQRMRGQVTLPNYFFTDDMPLARRSIARLAELDVETILFSHYPAVRQGGREALRALAS